In one Lolium rigidum isolate FL_2022 chromosome 3, APGP_CSIRO_Lrig_0.1, whole genome shotgun sequence genomic region, the following are encoded:
- the LOC124703681 gene encoding probable polygalacturonase, translating to MATRRVALAVAVLALCAVGIGASPAVSRGAGCRKHVKRITDYGAVGDGKTLNTAAFARAVADLSRCAGDGGAALVVPQGRWLTGPFNLTSHFTLYLRHGAEILASQDLNDWPLIAPLPSYGRGRDEPGPRYSNFIGGSNLTDVIISGQNGTINGQGQVWWDKYRAKQLTYTRGYLLELLYSRDIIISNVTFVDAPSWNLHPTYCNNVTISGVTILAPIHSANTDGIDPDSSSHVKIEDCYIVSGDDCIAVKSGWDEYGIRFNMPSQHIVVRRLTCISPTSAMIALGSEMSGGIQDIRVEDSIAINTESAVRIKSGVGRGGFVKDIFVRNLRLHTMKWVFWMTGNYGQHPDNSSDPKALPEVTGINYIDVLAENVTMAGRMEGIPNDPYTGICMSNITAHLAPKAKKLQWNCTDVQGVASGVWPKPCPQLGAVGKPCTFPEDELVIGPPELPKCTY from the exons ATGGCCACAAGAAGAGTAGCGCTCGCCGTGGCGGTGCTGGCGCTGTGCGCCGTCGGCATTGGCGCGTCGCCAGCCGTGTCGAGGGGTGCGGGGTGCCGGAAGCACGTGAAGAGGATCACGGACTACGGGGCGGTCGGGGACGGGAAGACGCTCAACACGGCGGCGTTCGCCAGGGCGGTGGCGGACCTGTCCCGGtgcgcgggcgacggcggcgcggcgctgGTGGTGCCGCAGGGGAGGTGGCTCACGGGGCCCTTCAACCTCACCAGCCACTTCACCCTCTACCTCCGCCACGGCGCCGAGATCCTCGCCTCCCAG GACCTCAACGATTGGCCTCTGATAGCTCCCCTGCCGTCCTACGGGAGAGGGAGGGACGAGCCTGGCCCAAGATACAGTAACTTCATCGGCGGATCAAACCTCACCGATGTCATCATCTCCG gtcaaaacggGACGATCAACGGGCAGGGGCAGGTGTGGTGGGACAAGTACCGCGCCAAGCAGCTCACCTACACGCGTGGCTACCTGCTCGAGCTCCTCTACTCTCGCGACATCATCATCTCCAACGTCACCTTCGTCGACGCGCCCTCATGGAACCTCCACCCCACCTACTGCAA CAACGTGACCATCAGCGGCGTCACGATTCTCGCGCCGATCCACTCGGCTAACACCGACGGGATCGACCCAG ATTCTTCCTCCCACGTCAAGATCGAGGACTGCTACATCGTCTCCGGCGACGACTGCATTGCCGTGAAGAGCGGCTGGGACGAGTACGGCATCAGGTTCAACATGCCAAGCCAGCACATCGTCGTCAGGCGGCTCACCTGCATCTCCCCCACGAGCGCCATGATCGCGCTCGGCAGCGAGATGTCCGGCGGAATCCAGGACATACGCGTCGAGGACAGCATCGCCATCAACACCGAGTCGGCCGTCAGGATCAAGTCTGGCGTGGGGAGGGGCGGCTTCGTCAAGGACATCTTCGTGCGCAACCTCAGACTTCACACCATGAAGTGGGTCTTCTGGATGACTGGCAACTACGGCCAGCACCCCGACAACTCTTCCGACCCCAAGGCCCTGCCCGAGGTCACCGGCATCAACTACATCGACGTGTTAGCCGAGAATGTGACGATGGCTGGCAGGATGGAGGGCATCCCGAATGACCCCTACACCGGGATATGCATGTCCAATATCACCGCCCACCTTGCGCCCAAGGCCAAGAAGCTGCAATGGAACTGCACCGACGTCCAGGGAGTGGCATCTGGTGTCTGGCCGAAGCCATGCCCGCAGCTTGGCGCTGTGGGCAAGCCCTGCACATTCCCGGAGGACGAGCTCGTCATTGGTCCGCCAGAGTTGCCCAAATGTACCTACTGA